A part of Spodoptera frugiperda isolate SF20-4 chromosome 25, AGI-APGP_CSIRO_Sfru_2.0, whole genome shotgun sequence genomic DNA contains:
- the LOC126912320 gene encoding uncharacterized protein LOC126912320: protein MNSRAQKLVAMARDEHLCNKNDEKEESEEEESSYNGAVTTLAQLKQDLHLKRHNTASRSLTYKHFERDLSYNDLNVSNIEESIDTSQLIHLDDLHIVPNNLSSMFNDYDDEGNEIIAEIEVVTSNTDNVVQDSIDISATQLTENDNQSNILNYIEQPQSIRENAQQLERNSIGRPKRGRKRKVEDQPRKERKRRANVNEKYISAKGKEVLPKEFDSTYHCDCKKKCTTILSVDSRKQVFDQFWSLGSFEGRCAFICGKVTQTHKARTYTSSNSKRIYSRKYMLCDTEICKQTFLKTLGICQSRIDVAMQKNNRSSNFKDNRGTASGGKNKLNEDDINLIVGHIDSFPKYISHYCRGKTDSRYLNTELNLLKMYDLFKAKYPTNENLPSLATYKKIFYEKFNLRFKAPKSDTCKTCDTFAANIKSLTGTEAEEAKKQRDLHINKASELRKQMNADLNLASEKNTVETLTFDMQKTHPLPKIPTNIAYYKRQLNLYNLGIYIGSSKRSIFNLWLENEGGKGTQEVGSCLRKYILNNIKSPVTDLILWADSCGGQNRSIKLVLMLIHTMQHHTSLQSITLRFLLSGHSFLPNDANFGVIESQLKTQQRLYTLEDYAESIQKSKKNKKFEVSRMIPSDMLSVRPLEQAITNRKVDSAKNKVNWLKLHEIVIEKPFPYILKVKTDIAQEDAQIVNLEKAGKGRKPVLKNINLPECWPNGKSLSVEKLKDLKDLMKLIPRDAKPFYDFLKHTPGVSIDEDIDGYHVEDIEQLSEDGED from the coding sequence ATGAACTCTAGGGCACAGAAGCTTGTCGCAATGGCTCGTGACGagcatttatgtaataaaaacgaTGAAAAAGAAGAATCTGAAGAAGAAGAATCTTCCTACAATGGAGCCGTAACAACTTTAGCACAGTTGAAACAGGATTTACATCTTAAGCGTCATAATACTGCTTCACGTTCGTTAACTTATAAACATTTTGAGCGTGACTTAAGCTATAATGatttaaatgtaagtaatatAGAAGAGTCTATAGATACTTCTCAGTTAATACATCTGGATGATTTACACATTGTTCCTAACAACCTTTCTAGTATGTTTAATGATTACGATGACGAAGGAAACGAAATTATCGCGGAAATAGAAGTAGTAACTTCTAATACTGATAACGTTGTTCAAGATTCCATAGATATATCTGCAACACAACTGACTGAAAATGATAATCAATCgaacattttaaactatatCGAACAACCACAATCAATTCGTGAGAATGCGCAGCAATTAGAGAGAAATAGTATCGGTAGACCCAAGCgcggaagaaaaagaaaagtagAAGACCAGCCTAGAAAAGAGCGAAAACGAAGAGCCAATGTAAACGAAAAGTATATCAGTGCGAAAGGAAAAGAAGTATTACCAAAAGAATTCGACAGTACATACCATTGTGATTGCAAAAAGAAATGCACAACGATCTTGTCAGTTGATAGCCGGAAACAAGTATTTGATCAATTTTGGTCTCTTGGGTCATTCGAAGGTCGATGTGCTTTCATTTGTGGTAAAGTAACACAAACTCATAAAGCTAGGACGTATACTTCGTCAAATTCAAAGAGAATATATTCACGAAAATATATGCTTTGTGATACCGAAATATGCAAACAAACGTTTTTGAAAACCTTAGGTATTTGTCAAAGTAGAATTGATGTAGCGatgcaaaaaaataatagatcATCTAATTTCAAAGACAATAGAGGAACAGCTAGTGGTGGCAAAAATAAACTCAATGAAGATGACATTAATCTAATAGTGGGCCATATTGATTCGTTTCCCAAATATATTAGCCATTATTGTAGAGGTAAGACTGATAGTCGTTATTTGAATACTGAACTCAACCTATTAAAAATGTACGATTTATTCAAAGCTAAATATCCGACAAATGAAAACCTACCGAGTCTTGCaacttataagaaaatattttatgaaaaatttaaCCTCAGATTTAAAGCCCCAAAAAGTGACACATGTAAAACTTGTGACACTTTTGCAGCTAACATAAAATCATTAACAGGCACAGAAGCTGAAGAAGCTAAAAAGCAACGCGATTTGCATATTAATAAAGCATCAGAGCTTAGAAAGCAAATGAATGCAGATCTGAATTTGGCGTCAGAGAAAAATACTGTAGAAACACTTACTTTTGATATGCAAAAAACCCATCCACTtccaaaaatacctactaatataGCTTATTACAAACGGCAGCTAAATTTGTATAATTTAGGGATTTATATAGGAAGTAGCAAACGCTCAATTTTTAACTTATGGCTTGAAAATGAAGGTGGAAAGGGTACTCAAGAAGTTGGATCCTGCTTGCGAAAGTACATTTTGAATAACATAAAATCCCCAGTAACGGATCTAATCTTATGGGCAGATTCATGTGGAGGCCAAAATCGTAGTATTAAGTTAGTTCTTATGTTAATACATACCATGCAACATCACACATCTTTACAATCGATTACATTGCGGTTTCTTTTGTCAGGGCATAGCTTCCTACCAAATGATGCCAATTTTGGTGTTATAGAATCTCAGTTGAAAACGCAACAAAGGCTTTACACTCTAGAAGATTATGCAGAAAGTATTCAGAAGTCAAAGAAGAATAAGAAGTTTGAGGTTTCGAGAATGATACCCTCCGATATGCTCTCTGTCAGGCCACTAGAACAGGCTATAACAAATAGAAAAGTTGACAGTGCCAAAAACAAAGTTAATTGGTTGAAACTGCATGAGATAGTGATAGAAAAACCATTTCCCTATATTTTGAAAGTCAAAACTGATATTGCGCAAGAAGATGCTCAGATAGTTAATCTTGAGAAGGCAGGGAAAGGCCGTAAGCCTGTGCTAAAGAATATTAATTTGCCCGAATGCTGGCCAAATGGAAAGTCTTTGAGTgtagaaaaattaaaagatcTAAAAGACTTAATGAAACTGATACCGAGAGACGCTAAACCATTTTATGATTTCTTAAAACATACTCCAGGTGTTTCTATTGATGAAGATATAGATGGATATCATGTTGAAGATATTGAACAGCTATCAGAGGATGGAGAAGACTGA